CGCGTCCCTGCAGTCGGACGGCAGCGGCTGGAGTCTCGACGCGCGTTTCGATTTCGAGCTCAACAGCAGTCTCGAGGATGCGGTCAACAAAGGCGTCCCGCTCTACTTCACGACCGATTTCGAGCTGAGCCGCGCGCGCTGGTATTGGTTCGACGAGCAGCCGGTGTCGGTGTCGCAGACGATCCGCCTGTCGTTCCAGCCGCTCACGCGTGAATACCGCGTATCGACGGGCGGCCTGCAGCTCGGCTTTCCGTCGCTGAAGGAGGCGCTCGCGGTGGTCAAGCACGTGACGTCCTGGCACGTGATCGACAAGGGCCAGGTGCGCTCGGGCGAGACGTATACGGCGTCGGTGCGGATGCAGCTCGATACCGCGCTGATGCCGAAGCCGTTCCAGGTCGACGCGGTGAACAACCGCGACTGGAATCTCGTTTCCGACTGGAAGCGTTTCACTTTCACGGTGGCCGAGCGTGCTAAGTAAAATGCGCGTCCGCCGCGCAACGAGCGGAAAGAGCCTTCTGATACGCGTGATCGTGTCGACTGTCGCGATCACGGCGCTTCTGCTGCTCGTGCTGCTCGCGGCCGCGAGCGCGAACACCGAGTTCTTCGATCGCTACTACTCGTGGCTCTACTCGGCGAACATCATCGTCGCGCTCGTGTTCATGCTCGTCGTGCTCGGGCTCGTCGGAATGATCGTCGCGCGGCTGAGAAAGGGCAAGTTCGGCACGCGGCTGCTCGCGAAGCTCGCGGTGTTCTTCACGCTCGTCGGCGTCGTGCCGGGCGGGATCATCTATATCGTGTCGTATCAGTTCGTGTCGCGCAGCATCGAATCGTGGTTCGACGTGAACGTCGAGACGGCGCTTACCGCGGGCCTGAATCTCGGCCGCGGGATGCTCGACACGTCGCTCGCCGACTTGCAGACGAAGGCGCGCCTGATGTCCGAGCAGCTCGCGAGCGCCGACACCAACACGAACGGCACGACGCTCACGCTGCTGCGGCTGCGCGACCAGTTCGGCGTGCAGGACGCGACGATCGTCGAGCCGGACCGCGGCACCGGCGCGTCGCCCGATGTGCACATCGTCGCGCAGGCATCGGGCAACTTCGCCGCGCTGATTCCGGACGACATGCCGACGCCGCTGATGCTGAGCCAGGCGCGCGAGCACGGCGCATTCGCGGCGATCGAGGGCGAAGTCGACGGCGACCCGCGCGCGCGCGGGTCGAAGGGGGCGCTGCGCTTGCGCGTCGTGCAGCGCATTCCCGATTCGTCGACGTCGCTGTTGCAGCCCGCCGAGCGTTTCCTGCAGCTCACGCAGCCGGTGTCGCCGACGCTCGCGCGCAACGCCGACGCCGTGCAGCGCGCGTATCGCGAATATCAGGAGAAGGCGCTCGGCCGCAGCGGGCTGCGCAAGATGTACATCGGCACGCTCACGCTCGCGCTGTTTCTCGCGACGTTCATCGCGATGATGATCGCGCTCGCGCTCGGCAATCAGCTCGCGCGGCCGCTCTTCCTGCTCGCGCAGGGCACGAAGGAAGTCGCGGAGGGCGACTACACGCCCAAGCGCGAGATCAAGACGCGCGACGAGCTCGGCTTCCTCACGCAGTCGTTCAACGCGATGACGCGGCAGTTGTCGGAGGCGCGCCTCGCGGTCGAGAAGAATCGCGTCGCGCTCGAACATTCGAAGACGTATCTCGAGAGCATTCTCGCGAACCTGACGGCGGGCGTGTTCGTGCTCGACCGCCAGTTCCGCCTGACGACCGCGAATCGCGGCGCCGAGCGGATCTTCCGCCAGCCGTTCAATTCGCTGATCGGCACGACGCTCGATCAGATCGGCGTCGTCGCGGAATTCGGCGCGATGGTGAGAAAGGCGTTCGCCGATCGCGAGGCGGCGGGCCAGGGCAGCGGCGAGGATCGCGGCCACTGGCAGCAGCAGTTCGCGGTCGAGGTGCCGGGCGAGGCCGATCCGCTGACGCTGCTCGTGCGCGGCACGCGGCTCGTGTCGACGGCGGCTGCGCCCGGGCAGCCCGACGATCCGCAGACGTCCGGCTACGTCGTCGTGTTCGACGACATCTCCGACGTGATCTCCGCGCAGCGTTCGGTCGCGTGGGGCGAAGTGGCGCGGCGGCTTGCGCACGAGATCAAGAATCCGCTCACGCCGATCCAGCTGTCGGCCGAGCGGCTGCAGATGAAGCTCTCCGACAAGCTCTCGCAGCCCGACGCCGACGTGCTCAAGCGCGGCGCGACGACGATCGTCAATCAGGTCGCCGCGATGAAGCGCATGGTCGATGATTTCCGCGATTACGCGCGCACGCCGCCCGCGGTGCTCGTCAACCTGCAACTGAACGATCTGGTG
Above is a window of Burkholderia thailandensis E264 DNA encoding:
- a CDS encoding DUF4390 domain-containing protein, which codes for MTIKRFFPLRLAAVLWVALTLCLAAVPSARADTIAVQRASLQSDGSGWSLDARFDFELNSSLEDAVNKGVPLYFTTDFELSRARWYWFDEQPVSVSQTIRLSFQPLTREYRVSTGGLQLGFPSLKEALAVVKHVTSWHVIDKGQVRSGETYTASVRMQLDTALMPKPFQVDAVNNRDWNLVSDWKRFTFTVAERAK
- the esaS gene encoding sensor histidine kinase EsaS (Enhanced Sensitivity to Antibiotics Sensor) encodes the protein MRVRRATSGKSLLIRVIVSTVAITALLLLVLLAAASANTEFFDRYYSWLYSANIIVALVFMLVVLGLVGMIVARLRKGKFGTRLLAKLAVFFTLVGVVPGGIIYIVSYQFVSRSIESWFDVNVETALTAGLNLGRGMLDTSLADLQTKARLMSEQLASADTNTNGTTLTLLRLRDQFGVQDATIVEPDRGTGASPDVHIVAQASGNFAALIPDDMPTPLMLSQAREHGAFAAIEGEVDGDPRARGSKGALRLRVVQRIPDSSTSLLQPAERFLQLTQPVSPTLARNADAVQRAYREYQEKALGRSGLRKMYIGTLTLALFLATFIAMMIALALGNQLARPLFLLAQGTKEVAEGDYTPKREIKTRDELGFLTQSFNAMTRQLSEARLAVEKNRVALEHSKTYLESILANLTAGVFVLDRQFRLTTANRGAERIFRQPFNSLIGTTLDQIGVVAEFGAMVRKAFADREAAGQGSGEDRGHWQQQFAVEVPGEADPLTLLVRGTRLVSTAAAPGQPDDPQTSGYVVVFDDISDVISAQRSVAWGEVARRLAHEIKNPLTPIQLSAERLQMKLSDKLSQPDADVLKRGATTIVNQVAAMKRMVDDFRDYARTPPAVLVNLQLNDLVSEVLTLYGVGEGKSTIVVEQAPLPVIRGDATQLRQVIHNLLQNAQDSVADVEHPRVLLETKTVEYGDPDANGKTRVAVRLTVSDNGPGFPARILTRAFEPYVTTKAKGTGLGLATVKKIVDEHGARIDLRNRMRGDVVEGAQVSILFLQLADDAAGAGGGTNGGTAPAKTRATVQTKAA